The Chroicocephalus ridibundus chromosome 8, bChrRid1.1, whole genome shotgun sequence genome includes the window TGCGTGGCCGCCTTCTGGCTGGCGCTGGCCTTCGACGCGCTGGGCTTGGCGGTGCTGCTGGCCGGCGTGTTCGCCGACGTCTTCTTCTCCGACCTGCTCATCTACGCGGGCGGCATCGGCATCTTCCTCAGCCTCATCTGGTGGGTGTTCTGGTACGCCGGAAACCTGGAGGTGCCGCCGGAGGAGCTGCGCGACGACGTGGGGCTGGCGCTGCCCAAGGGCGGCGGGGACAGCCTGCTGCGGGGGCTGGTGCACGGCCTCAGCCTCCGCCTCTCCTCTGCCTTCGCTCCCGCATCGCGATCCCGCGCCGCTGCCGCCGAGCTGGAGCTGCAGCGCGCCCGGagcccgcggggccgccccgccgacTCCGGCAGGTGAgagccgggggggtgtgtgtgcaccgAGCCGGGTCTCCAGGGAAAGGGATCAGTGGAAGGGAAGCTGGGGACCGGGGGAGGAACCCTAAGTTTGCCTGGAACTTGAGAAAACTCTCTTAACTGAGAGTCAGTTAAAAACTTGTGTTAAACCACTTGCTCACAGCTGACacgtcaaaacaaaacaaaacaaaacacaagttttGGGAATCTTTCTCCACTCAGGTGGTAACAGAAATCGAGTGAGAGAGATGGTGCAAATTTGATCAGGCAGGGAAGATACTTCCTGTTGCCGTCTAAGAACAGAAAAGGCCAGCTGGAGTAAAACATGCCTGAGCGTGATAGAGTTGGCGTGCGGAAAGCTTGCTGCACGCATAGAAGTTGTGTGGTCCTGAACTGGTCCTCACAGTAACTAAATGCCATCAGAAGTTAAGTGTGGGGTAATGAAGTAGCCATTAACCACTACCCACATGAGGCCTTGTGAGGGGAAGCTCCCTCTTTAGCAACATGAAATGCTTCTTTCTtggagaacaacaacaaaaaaattgaatTGCTGACTTGTATTTAACTTAGGGGCAGAATGGTAGCTAATAGTTTGAAACTCATAAACGCAACCAATAGTTAAACTACTTGTCTTGAACCCCAGTCATCCAAAAAAGATGTGCTACGATCCAGTGTGCAAAGAAAGTGTCTTGGTCCAACTTTGAAACATCACTGAAGGTTATCAAGCCTTTCAAAGTATCCCTAGTGTGTTCATTAATATCCCATGTttatttaggaagaaaagcatgcttaatgctttgaaaatggaaagaaaaaagtcaagcTTTCACTTCACCGTGCAAAAACCTTTTCTGAAGGAACTGTAAAAGCGGTTTACCTCTAAGTGTCTGAACTGCTCGAGAATTCTGAACATCTTGCAGTTCTGATTCACTGTGTACAAGGTCAgctttttctgctgctccttgAAACTAAACCTTGAAGCTACTGTTGGTTTACAGCAAAGTTCATGTGGAAATCGCCTTCTTTCATGAAAGCCGCCGAATTTTGTTCAGAGGAAGTTCTAACAGTAGGGAGATAGAATATAGATAACTATTGCTTAATAGAAAACTTGCAGGAGGCGGAAAGGGACAGCAGCAATACAACTTTAAAAGAGTTGCTACTATTATTTAGTTTATTATTAACtatatctgttaaaaaaaccagGCTGTTGAAAATGACAGacattttaagacatttttttctgaaatgggtTTAGAATTGACAGATGGAGATCCATATTTGCTGGGAAGAAATTACATTTGTAAATGACTATGCCTAATCTTTCTCCTCTAAAGATTATGGCAATTATAGGTACTGAGTTCAGTAGATAATGTGCCATCTCTGTCGATGGTCCTACTTTCAATATGCATACATAGATGTGTATTTTGTTGTGATGGACTTATAGTAGTGGAAGttatccattatttttaaaaatttcaagtCTTATTACTGATTTTAAACAGAAACCATCTATGGTTTATTATTTCCTATAGAGACAAATATATAGAGTGCTTCATTACAAGTTCTCCCAAGTAAACAGTAGCTTCTAATGTGGTAGTAAACGAACTTTGGTCCAATTGCATTAGTAATTGTAATTCAGAATGAACCAAAACAGAGGGAGTGTATACATTGTAATTGTTACACACTGTGATATAAACTGTATGATTTTAACTTTCAAGGTAGAATAAAGGATAACAAACGGTTGCACCTCCAAAGATAATTCAGGGTTCCCTTTTGAAGTAAGTTTGTCTGAAGTACTTTATATCTTCTCATAAACAACTGTCTGAATCAGATCCCCATCTGGAAATATTTATGAACTTAACCAAACGGGTTAAACATGTTTGGGCAGATATTGtcaagagagaggagggaaaaaaacaccaccaccacaaaaaaaaaaaagccacaccaacAAAGAAACCCAACACTATACTGGCCATTAGAAAAGTGTCCTGAGCCATTAACTTCAGATTTctcttaatattaaaaaagaaaaaaaatgtgcaagtgTTTGGAAAATTAACTGTTGTGTTAATAAGGAAGTTTGTTCTTCACAGaaactatttatgtatttttgtcattttgataaTTTTCTGGTTCTTGCCATTAATAACTTTTTGAAGCTATTAATGGAATACTGCATACTGTTCCAGTTTCTGATCTTAAAATTATAGTAGAAGTGAATAAGAAGGGTGAGAATTCTCAAGATATGTAATGAATTCTATTAAAggaataacaaataaattaggATCCTTGAGCATGAAAAGAGATGCAGAGTCTAAAATATTCTAGAGGCTTATACAGCCGTAAGTGGTATGGAAAAGGTACGTATGGAATGGCTCTCACAAGACAAAGCAGGAACCAATGAGTTGTCATGTGCTATGTAGCTGAAGTGTGGGATTATTTGACATGGGACAGTGTGACAGATTAAAATTTACTGATTTGAAAAGCCAGAGGAAACAACAGAAGGGATGCAAAGATAATACATTTGGCTCAGGAAGACCCGAGGCAGTAAGTGTCAGCTGAGATAATATCCTGAGAAGATATTACTTGCATGCTGTATTCTTATGCCTTTATTGAGACATCCACCCTTGGTCACCATTGGAGATGGGCTGTTGGCTTGATGGGTCTTTTATTTGGGTCCCAATTGGCTGTTAAAACATgagggaaaaatacttttaagactGACTTCAAATGACAGTTTAGAGTTTTATATGACTATTTGTTCTAAAACTTTTTCGGAGTAACCTTTTCTTAATGTATTATCTTCAGGATCTGTTGAAGACACGACTATCGAAGTTACTGCCTTTAAAAGTGGGGGAAGTGCTACAAATTATGGAAAGAGAATTCCCTACTCAATGCAATAGGATTCTCTCATGGAATAATCTCTGCAACCATTGTGGACTCTGTATAAAATGGACACATAGAGCCATATCTCTGCCAAATGCACCTATTTCAGTATTGGACTGGGTAggttttttgtgggctttttcacCATTTCAAAACATAAACTAGATCTCTTAAGAAGTGAGaactaagaaagaaacaaacctgaTTCACAGAAAAGTCACTGCAGCGTGtgatacagatatttttaatttttatttttaataacctgGGAATGTTTGGATGAAAAGCTCTTGCACTGTTTTACCAAGGTCTGGAAGTTAAACTTACTGTGAATTTTTATGATGCCAGTGCAATACTTTTGTTTGTAAGGgtgcttttaaaatatctattgtAAACCATTGATGCAAGGTTGCAAATGTAGTAGAAGTTGTTTATAGTGTAAATACCCAATTTACAGTGACTCTTGTAAAGTTTCATCATTATTTTGGAATAACTTGGAATTTGAGATTTTATAAGTAGACAAATCAAAACAGTGATGTTGGCATAGCGGTACCTTCTTCATAGTTGCAACTGATGTAATATGATGACTCTAAGAAGAGGCATTTTTAGTCCTGTGATGTTGGGAATTTTCCTAATGCTGAAGCATTGGTGGAGGGCGGggacaccaccaaaaaaaccccctgttGATTAACAAATACTCTGAtgctttataaaatattaaaacatttacatttatatgtaACTGGGAAGTAGCATCTGGGAAAAGATTTATATTAAAGTTAATGATACCTAAAATTCTTGTGTGGAGAAATTCCTCATGATTTCCTCTGGTTTTGAACTAACACTAAGAGTTTGAGCCCACCATTAGCAAATATGGGTAGGTCTTAAAATTTTAATGTACAATTGTTTTTATGCCACACCTTATCGAATACTAGAGGTGGATTTAAGGAAAACGTTTACTAAGAATACTGTGGCTGTACTTCCTTGTGAACTCTTGAAATGACTTTCAATGTTCTCTTCTAAATGACAGGAGTAACTTTTCACTTTTCTATGCAtattctaatttaaaatattttctgagtgcTCTCAGTTTTTCAACAAGGTTCGGTGAACTCTAAACTTGAAGGTCTATGAAGTAATTTCTCCTTCACTAACTGCAATTTTTAGGAGGTGTGTACAATTGTTTCCTCCTTTTGGAGGAACTGCAATGTGACACCACTGTGTTGTTACAATGGTCTGattgaaaaaaaagcagccaaacagACTCCTCCCTTAAAACATATAGATCACTGTTTTAGTGTCATTCACaggaatttcttttcatttaattgttCTGAACAGAGATAACTGCTTTTTCTGATTCCCCATAGTTTCACTTGTAAAGCGAATTATGAAATGTAATGTTTAAGAGGTGGAATGATTCGTATGGTGTGTCTAAACAATGATAAAAAGTACTTGCTGTGGGGAACAATAGCTATCGTAAGCTCTGatcctttccttttgaaaatctaACGCAGTCACCATTTCATGCAGTCTGTTTGCCTTCTAAATGAGGAAGGCTAGTACTAAATAGAAACTGGCAACTGAATTATTAGCAGTTAAACATTAACGAACATTTAACACTATTTTAGTCTCCTGGTATCCTTATCAGTTGTAGCTTGGCGCAGCACAAAGTCCATTAAAGAGCTTTTACTCCCTGGATGGGGAAGAAGCGCTGGCAGATGCTCAGGACGCGTGTGTGCGCTGGGTCTGCATCTGACCCTAAGGTTTCTGTGAGACTTATGTCCTGTGCACACCACTTGAAAACATAGCCAAAATCACAAAGAACCACACGCTGGTTACAGCGGTGTGATTATACAAGAGGTTTTTTTGTAGCTGGTTAAGCCTTAAAACTAGctcaaaaaatgtgttttatattccactaaaggaaaaaagccaaacctATGTGGAAGGACCAAATGCTCCTTGTTAGATTCTTTAGATGTGGGCTGTGTCTAAAGATGGTTCTAACGTGGtgtatgtgatttatttttcttaaataggaACATCTCCAGGGAGGAAGTAAATTATTAGTAAATTCTACAAAAATCTGTTAGTTGTGACTCCtgcgggcacaagctgccgggCAGGAGCTGGGTATTGGGGTGGTGCAGGGGCCTGGGGCCACATCACGCCGTGAGCCGCTGTGACCAGTTGTGTGGGTTGGAGAAATGAACGTTATGTATtcaactgaagttaaaaaagtGTGGAAAATGGATGTTTCCATTCATACCTATCCAGGTTGCTCTAAAAATTATTGAAGGCTTTTACGTATTTAGTGTTTAATTCCTTTTGAATTATCCGATCGCCACGCTGCTGCATCCTTTAACGCAGTCAGTTGcggtgtatttaaaaaaaccccaagccaccCCCCGGTACCGGGAGGTGACGTGAGGCGCCCCGGCCCCAGCCTCCCTCGGTCCTCCCGCACCACAGACGGCGGGGCCAGAGCAGCCGCGGCCCTTCCAGCCGCCTCTTCTCTATGGTGCGGAGGGCGGGGCCATACCCGTTTCCGGCAGGGACGGCTCCCTTTCCGCCCGGCCGCGGCATGTGGCGGCGCGGGCAGCCAGCGCGCGAGGGGCGCGGCGCGCGGCGGCGCTCGCCGCGCTAGCGGGCCGCGCGCTGCCGCCACCGCAAGGCAAggcgggagagcggcggggcCTGGCCCTCCGCTGAGGAGAGGGCCGCGGCGGACGGTGGGGGCCCCCACGGGCGGGTCGGGCCCCTGAGGGAGGGCGGTCGGGGTGAGGCGAGGCCCGCGGCTGCTCACGCGTCTTCACCTTCCCTCAGGCGAGGCGTCCGCCACCATGCTGGGAGGGGACGAGTTCATCAG containing:
- the LOC134519687 gene encoding transmembrane protein 238-like; the protein is MSPSGAAPPSGRAPPSPQVRAARGGDGAAGPPPAMAAPGGLGRCVAAFWLALAFDALGLAVLLAGVFADVFFSDLLIYAGGIGIFLSLIWWVFWYAGNLEVPPEELRDDVGLALPKGGGDSLLRGLVHGLSLRLSSAFAPASRSRAAAAELELQRARSPRGRPADSGRIC